Genomic DNA from Antennarius striatus isolate MH-2024 chromosome 16, ASM4005453v1, whole genome shotgun sequence:
TCCAGAACCTATCTGCAAATTGTTTCTTTCAGGTGCTTCATTGCTTTATAGTAGAGAATGAATAGGCAGAACTGCATCTTTCCTccctctcactctgtctctctgactttcTTTTAAACTGCAGCATGATCCCTTCACTTGGAAAGGGACCAGATCCAAATAACAGCTCAAAACCAAtgtaagaaaaacaatttttcgaaatataatttaaaaaaaaacagacaaactaaagctaaacaaatttaaatgttttgaaaaagtaAAAGGCTTCCAGTATCAAGAACTTCATGTGCCCTCACAAACAACTGTAAATAACACCTCAAGTTGGAATGCGCTCAGAGcgcataattttattttaacctgTAGCAGTCAAATGGAAAGGGAAATATATATTTGGACCacgatgaatgaaaaaaaaaaaaattatcagctGAGACTCATTCACAGGACTATTTTACATGCCATCAGTTTGAGGCTGGATGGTTTGGGACTGCATTGCAGTAAAGGATGCCCTCTGGAGGCCAGCTGGTGAAGGAGCAACTTGTTAACTGAAAGCCCCCCTGTCCTTGTAGATCTCATAACTAACTTTTGCATCCCCTTCATTCTCCCTCTTGCGTTGCAGACTCGACAATTTACTAAACGCCAGCTACGGAGTCAAGAGGTAAATGCCAAAGGTGTACTTTCAAAAGCATCCATGCCAAAATAAGACCTCAAACAAAGTGCCTGGAATACCAATTGCTGACTTCAtcttaaaaatcagatatagtgGCCATAATTCTTACCGCCCACTGCCCCGTAAACTACCTCACAGAAGCAGCCCAGAAAACAAAGTCCTGTATATAAATTGCATTAGGCAATGGTGCAGCTTCCAAACAGCAGGGTATTCTGGCATGGCTTTGTTTAACCTTTTTGTTCCTTTGTTTGAATTAATAGAAATaatttgtatgtatttatttatgaactAACATTGTCAGTTTTAGTTGCTTTAATGTCCCTTTTTTTCACCAGCATGGACATACCAGATTCCGTTTGCGTCTCCTCTGTTTGCTCCAGTTTGTGTATGATTTGATTCCGATTTGCTTTTCATCCCTCTCTAGGTTTCTGTGTTTTGTCCTATGCCGTGATTTTCTTTGAACATTGTGATTCATGTGTTTAATTCTTTCAGAGGCTTTGGTCAGCAAGAAACATGAGCAAATGTGCACattttgttggtgtttgtgtctcAGGGTACACAGCGATTTTGTATGAAAGCAGGTAGTTTGGAGCTGCTGTTTTGCCCATAAATATTTATCTACTTGCTGTACAGCAGAGGGGAAGGAGATGGGGTCTCTTGACTCCATACCCAACTACAATCTTAATCAAACATGCCCGTAAGAGTCAGTATAGAGCATTGAATCCTGCGTTGAACTTCAGAATGACACCCATGGTAGTTCTCCCACTCTCTTCCCCAGATTCTCTCCGATTACCATTGACAGCATGACCAGCCTCGCCGGAGTCAATCTTACTGGTCCCACTGGAGCCGGCTGGTGCATCTTTGTATACAACCTGTCCCCCGAGGCGGACGAGAGCGTCCTGTGGCAGCTCTTCGGGCCCTTCGGTGCCGTCACCAACGTCAAGGTCATCCGTGACTTCACCACCAACAAATGTAAGGGCTTTGGCTTTGTCACCATGACCAACTACGATGAAGCTGCCATGGCTATCGCTAGCCTTAATGGCTACCGTCTGGGCGACCGCGTGCTGCAGGTATCCTTTAAGACCAGCAAGCAGCACAAGGCCTGAAAGTTAGGATGCTGGCACCAGCTCCTTCGACTTGCAGGGAGGGCTACCTGAGCTCCCTGTGCCATCACTCTATATGGGCCTGGACTGAGTCTCTCTTGGACACACTAACACAAAGTTATAATATATCACCACAAAGGCAGACATgcagatacacacaaacatgtacacGCATAACCAAACATATCCATAAGCAAGCATATACAAGTCAGagtttcaaacaaacacagtagtggagtttttcttttctctttacaCAACATGCTAGTCCTTCCCTATATTTGCCTGGATTGAATTACAAGGGGTACGTAGCCGGTTTGTTGGGTAGGGGCAAGAGCTATCTATTTAGGAGACAGTCTAACGAATGTGACAGAGAATGTGTACTGAGTGCTTTGATTGAATTCAGGCAAATAATGACgattaatgaagaaaatgatcaaaaatttaaatgagCGAATATGTGCAATTTACCCAAACTCTTTCCCCACCATCTCTCCCGTTTTCATGCCGGAGAGGATGAAGTCACTTTTTTTACACTTGGGCATTTTGAATCAGcgattttttttagatcaaagaaaatgaaattgaaaaacaGTGTTCTCTTATATACGTCTATTAAAATATAACTATATATTCAATATTTAAGGTGGTTATAATAGCCAAATATGTAAGCATTTTCTAGAAACTTTGACTACTGTTTCCTGACCTGCATTAGGTGGCGTCTAGCATAAAGGCAGTTTCTCTTCCCTACGTGAGCATGATAGCTCAGACCCAATGAGAATTAGTAAGTGCAACAAATACTGGTCACAGAACAGAGTAACACGAAAGCCATCTCTCTTTGCCTCACACCAAACAACACACTAGTATCCTTTAGTATATAATTACATACAACACGGATCACAAACATATACATAATTAGCCTACAAGAACAAAAGGTTCCTGTCATTCTTCTAATTTGTCAGTAGTTAACTGAATTTAGAGCAGAGTAGCAGTGCTCCTTTGGTGACAGTGTTTATTCAAATTTCCCTTTTAAATAAGACCACAAAGAGCCTAAGGGTAAAAGCAGTTCACCAGAACACAGCCAGATTGGAAGAAAATACCGgtgtttttcagttttacttGTCTCAGGCCATGTCAGCCATGATTTGGTGTAATATCTCCATAACTAAAGGTCAAGAGAAACAATCTACAAGGATAACCAGATTATGCTGTCAGTGCTAACATGCTTTGGTGGTAAACACAGGTTATGTCCTCAAATTCATTGAGATaaatggaaacaggaagttttaACATGATTATTGTTCAAAGGCAAAAGtgagtcaacaaaaaaaaaaaaaaaaacccaaaacaacatGGACTGAATAAtggatgacagaaaaaaaaacagatgggcAAAAGCTTAAGAGCACCAGTATTATTCTTCAATCTCATGCGCTGATAGAAGATCCCAGAATAAATGGGGTCTGAGTATCACCATTTAAAATACCAGCTCTAAAGGAACAAGATACATTGGGCAGATTAGGAGGAATGCAGTTCCAAAAGTCCGACCATTTAAAATATAGTCAGTGTGAATGAGGATATCTGGCATTATTGAAATTATCACTAGGAGGATGATTAGTAGATTCACACCAAATGCCTCTTGGTTACAATTATAAGCCCTTTTATTCTTTTCAAAGCTTCCCAGAAACTTTCAAAGTGtgtcttttcaaaataaaattgccCAAAATTAAGCCCGCTAATATGTCATAATTGCACTTCTGTTTTCAACagaaagatatttatttttgtgtttcagatctCTTTGGCATGACCACAAGAATAGCATTCCTAAAAATACTCAAAACCCAACAGCACGAAAATTATTTATGGAACTCCTCATGAAATGTTAAGGCCAATCTGTCTAGTTGAAACGTCTGTTACGGAACAGACTTGAGATTTACTGTCGGGAGGGCTTATGTCTTTCAATATCAAGACATTTGCACATAATAATAGATTAAAGGTTAAGTATATTCAAGAcatttttgcttttgcttttctaAATGACGCTGTGTTAGCCAAAGAGGACGATCTCTTTGAAAGGATTACATTAGAGATAAATCTATTTTTATACATACAAAGGAACAAGACCTTGTGCTGAATTTTTACAGATTCTTAAGCTCGGAAAAATTGGGACATCGCATGGCTTTATTTTAAGCCTTCTGATCTTTGCAGATAAGGGGGAATAAACATGCGGTGTATGGGTGGGGATTTAGGGAGGGGGTGAAGGAACATTGTATCTCATACAAACTCAACCTTTCAACCGCGTCAAAACtactgaaacaaaaataattgatgtaaaaaaaacaaaaaaaaccctaaattaAACAGTTGGGTGTTAACCTGACAGACACATTTATACGTTTGAGTGCTTAGATACACTTGCATCTCTTGTCCTGACGTTGTGTATAGTGTTGCTTCAATATTGGTGCAGTGAAGTGAAGTTCTTGGACTTGAGAATCCCAGACATAGCTGCAGTCAGACCGCCTCATTGTCCGGTTAAAAAAAGTGAAGAGTTGCTTGAAAATGAAGAGGCACGCAGATTCTAAAGCAACACAGATAAAGAATGAGCGCCAAGCATGATTCTTCATGATTAgatagatttgatttttttgccaAAGAACTGCTTTATAAGTCAGTACCAAGAAGGACAAAATGAGACTAACTATATGATTCCCTGAGAAATTGCTGTACAAATCTATGTTATTTATTGAGGGACCCTCTACAATTTCAGTTATTGTTACCTTATATCTAAGTTGTGCATATCGGTTTGCATTTGTAGAACATAAAAGCCACTAACCAAATGCTAAAAATGATCAATTTATACATTTCATGCAGACACCAAACAATAACAAAAGGCATATCAAAAGTACATATGAAGGATTGATCCAACTCTTGACTAGGGTAAAACTGTAAGCTTCCACCTTATGCATTTCCCCCCAACATTTATATCATATGCTTTGTCTTGTGACCAATGTAATAGTTTAAACCTAATAACGTTGTATCACTTACTCTGGCATCTTTTAATCTGATTCATATTTTCACCTCCTGAAATACTGATACTGAATGATTGTTGCTTTTATATCCCAAACCAACCATATGAAAGACCAGTCCAGATAGGTTAGGTTGGGTGATTTGCAAAAGATAGCGCCGCGGGACTGAGCACTGGCTGAGACCAGTGATAGACTTTAGGAACAGCGGAGATAACAGGCCTTGTAGAACTGCAGCTGGAGTTGATCACCCGGCCATGTCCCGATGTAGAACTCACAAACCAACAGCCCAAAATGACCTTTCATACACAAAGACCTACACCTACAATAGAGAGGCAAGGACCATGACAGGAAACAGTACTACAATGCTTGAGCAACATCAATAATcatttgaaaagacaaaaaaactttcCTATGGAACAGTGAGTGCaatgtgctttgtttttatattgacTGAGaacaaataatatatattttttaaaaaagaaattaaacgtCACACTGAAAAGGTATGCGGAATAGTGAAAGGAGCAAAAGTtcagacaaaaacattaaaaaaaaacaacaacagactcaTTAAGAATATCAAGGAAATATTTGAGAGCTCTGATCGCTAAATTTCCATAATCACTTACTCAGCCCCTAATTTGTGCTCTGACCATGCAAACTCAAACTGCATATTAGGCTTCATAGAACAATTCTCAATGACCTTGAAAGGAATACTGTCTAATATATCATCAGTTTTAGCCCATGTCAATTTCAAATATCATTTTCTTtcctgtaatttatttatttcatttgcataTCAAGACTCACTTGTTAATTGAGCGTAtttgtgttgttgatgttgccaTAGAGAACACACATGGGTCAAAGATTATGTTTGGCTGCATTGATTGGgtacagtttatttttcttccattaTTTAATTAGTTGCAGGTTTTACAGTGTATGCAGATTTTAGACTTAGTTAGATTCTTTTATTTCAATCAAACTGTGTTCAATTGTGTTTGTAAAAGTCTGTGGTAGCTTTTGTTgcaacataaaataatttaaacagaaaaaattcaaaatagcGCCAACAAACTTGTATTATTTGGGCGACTTTAAGCTTGTAGTTTTAACTTATTGTTAACTTAAaactatttattataattattattattgcctcGTATAAAGTATGTTTTGTGTATATTTAtggtttatttcattatatttgcaagtttaaaagattttaagttTGCCAAAATTGTGGTTACACCTTTTTCGTTACATAAAAGGGGgacaaatagaaaaacagcTTTAGTACGATTTGGAAAAGTTCTCCATAGTCAAAGAATGCACTGCTATATTTAACTAATTGAAGTGTATAAACATACATGCTGTGTGCTAGATGTTATGCctttactgcctgtgttctgtttgtcttgttaaatgaaaatcttttaattatttaatctaATCACAGTCTTGTTTTTTCAACCACTCGGTGGACCCCTGAGACAATGGGACAGCCCAGTGTGGGAGGCTTTGGCTTTGGGAGGAAGTCCTAGATCTTGCATGCTCACAAGATGCTTTCCTGTTAATGATGACAGGTTACCTTCCAATAAAAAGACATTAAGGGTTATGTTCTTGTAAAAGCATCCCGATATTAAGATCATCTGTTTGTTCTATTGAAATGTTCTCTGGTGCAAAGATGCATTTTGGAAATGCAGACAAGAGGTTCAGCAAAATTTAGCAGAGCTCAAAGAATCTGCAGGAAGGTTTTATTGGGTGTCTCGGGGATGGGAAAGGGGTGAGTGGTCCTTCTGTTTCTCAACCAGCTGTATTTTGTGTCTGTTAATTTAGAAGAGGGGACGCAGTAACTTAGTGatgtttttcttacattttcctGGAATGGTagaacaaaagttgaaaatgaTCAAAACAGCTCTGCTGACACTGATGTCAGTGcgaaaaatataaaatctcaTACTTCCAAATACGACCAAATGAACAATGTCAaaatttaacaaagaaaaaaaaataaacctttcaGTTTAGTCTAGGATATTTACTACTGGGATTTCAGCTGAAGACGCTCGAAGACTTTTTTCATGGAATTGTTTAATTATTTGTACTTTACatgccagaaaaaaataaaagttacaaaTATTGAATGATTCATTCTTTTATTGACTGTCAAAGCAACTACTTCTACAACAATACTCTTTTCACAATCATGTATTCACACTCACCAAGGCTTGTTTTTTGACAATTTACTAAGGGCAGAAATTCTTCAGATACCAACATGTTTCCATAAGTAGTATTCATACACATGACAGGGACGACTCCTTCCAACAGTATCGTGTGAAAGCTCACATGTAGTAAAGTAGTAGACTATATGGTGCTATATTGAAATTACAAGCAACACAAGTTTGGAATATGATAAAACTTACTTTATTTGAAACCAATGGAATGACTACATTTCAAAAGGATTAATCACATAACATAAATGAGGTTGATAAAAATTAGGTATCGTCAAGATCATCATTGAAATTTCCACTTTTCATCTTGATTGTTAGCCGACCAAAAGGTGGTGCTGCTTCTGGCGGGGCGGTGACTGGTCCCTTAAGAGAAACCTGCAGGAATGGGCAATTACAGAGTGATTTCATCAGCCTGTTAGTCATGACTTCTGAGTCATTAACTGAGTTGCAATAAATCCCTGTAGGTTTCATTTCTGGGAAATCTTGACATCACTAAGGGTAAGTACTCACATTTGGGTCATATGTATGCCACGTTGACATAAATTGACCAAAACAACCATATATTTCAACTATTTCATCTATTGGTCTTTTCCCATTCCACAAAGGTTTGCAAATCATCATTACTGCTACTCATACgggtttttttatatttcacacaGTGTAAACTTTTTTTGGAAATGTGGTTGAAAGTGTAAAGGCTGAACTGTCACAAGCTTCTGAATACATTATGAAGTCTACAGTAACGGGTGGACGTAATACTCACAAATCAAGCGCACCTAGAGCTCTTCATGACCGTGCAAGCCTGAATCCGGGCTTGGGGGCTCCTGGCAGACAGCTGGAGTAGTGAACTCCATCAGGTACTCACAACGACTGGGCTCTGAGGTAGACGTCACAACGGTCTCCTTTCCACATGTTAACTTAACCTGAAAGacaaatgtacacatttatGCTGTTTGTCAACACAACATATTAATGGAATACAAAATGAAGTGAAGCTTGACTGAGAGCAAGACAGAACTGAGACTCACAGTGGTGGATCTGTTAGGGCCCTGCCAGCACCCAGTCCCATGTTCATACTTCATCAAAGAGTAAATGTCATTGTCAGGCCCCGCCCATTTACCCCATGTTCTATAGTagaaaaaacatggaaacaatATGTCAAAGAATaattaacacaaataaataaaaaacacaccatAGATAGTCTTACCCCAGGTTAGTTTCTGATCCACCATACTTGGGTTTTTGGGATACTCGGTTAAATGGACATAGCCTGTAGATATACCTGgatgaaaaatgtgaatgatattcaaacagagacaggaacttattataatatttaaatacacaacacattttttttcaacttcagAACGTGTGCTCACTCGTTGGTAGACAATTCGTAACACTGGCTGTAGAAGTAGGAGAACTCAGCACTGGGTCCAAAATCAAAGGAGATTTCTTTCTCAAGGTTGCTgcagacaaaattcaaatccaaaatgtaatttttgtctTAAAGAAATGACACAAAGAATGTGGAACGAAATTATCTGTTGTAGCCATTAAAGacgaaaaaaaaagcttttaatatTCAAGTGCTTACCTGATCTGATCATCCACTTCACGAAGAGCTCTCTCAGATTCGTCAAAGTCATTCCTGGCTTTCTGAGCAGCTGGGAATGAAAACCAAATTAAATTCAGCCCAACACACATGTGATTACACGTACTTACATGCCCACATAAAGATTATGCCTTCCTGCTAATGCTTATCAAAGAGAATCAATCATCTTCCGTCATACAAAAGGAGCAGCTGTTCACTAAATAGCTTTGTACCAATGATAAACTATTAGTTTGTGCAACCAGAATGAGTCAGGCAATTACATTTGAAGTAATGGATGTGCAATCATATCAGTGCTTCTTTTAATCACTTTTGGTATGTGACTCACTCTTAGCTGAAGTCAAGCTTGAGTTATTTAGTTTGCATACACTTACCATCAATTAGGCTCTGCGTTTGTTGGTCATAGGGCGGCATAGGCTCTTCATCGCCGTCATCCTTCTTTTCCTGAGTCCGTGTGGTAGGACGGCTCTGCTTGTCAAGCAAAGAATAGAGTGACTCGATAAAGTAAAAAACAGATGTCTAGCATTTGATGGGTGGAGATACTCAATGAACTCACCTTATAGTCTTCATCATCTggatcatcaccttcatcatcttcatcctcctcctcatcttcttcctccatgAGGTCATCTTCTGGATACTGCTCAGACTCATTGTCAGAGACTGGTTCCCGCGTCTCTTCCTGTGGGGTCTCCACTGGATCTTGAGCGTCATTGTTTGTCTATAACCAAAAGAGTTGCACATTTAGAGGAGCAGAGGCTTCAACATGTGAAGTCTCAGTAAGAACATTCAGGCTCTCACCTCCGATATGTATTTTTCTTTGATTGTATTCCAAACAGATTCAAATACATCTGTGTCAACCTTATCCACTCCTCCAAGAAGTGCCTACAATAAGAAAAGACAACTAATGTTTTAGTTTATTCAGCTccctgaagcaaaaaaaaaagaatattcacTAATTAGCTAACCACACCTACGTTGAAAGGATCCCCACCGCACATTAAACATAACAAAATTTATAGAAacccttcttctttctctttctccttgacCTGTTAGAGGTTGCCATCGTTTGttatccttttccatgtcatctTATCTTCTACAgatttcaaatttatttcaaaagatTGTAACAAAAGTAGGTGCAGGTGCTGCAAATCTCAGATATTTATCTGCCAGCCAGAAACTTGCATCACACAACAAAGAAGGTTCTACTGAAGTTGAtcatttacagtacatatttGAGCCTGTGGATGAACTTCCACTGAGCTCTTTTGGTTTACTGAGACCTTGCATACGCTGGACAAGCTGGgtttttttggctgtttttatatttaaaaacagattttgctgtttttctgtgaagcaGAAGTAAGTAATGAAGTAATTACTttaacagaaatattttatacaGTAGGACTAAAACTGAAAGAAAGGACTTACCTGAGCCTCTTCTTCCGTGAATGAACTATCTGAATCTTGGTCAAGCTCAGAATGGGACAGAAGCTCAGCCACTGAAACACTGAATGATGATGTACTTAGCATCAGTCAATGGGGTTGACTTCAAAAACGAAAAAGATGTAAACAATTTAAATCTAAAAAAGAAGTACCAATATGCAAAGCATCCATTAAGACTTAAGTCTCTATTCTGCATGTACTGTTAGCACTTCCTGCGTCTACAACGGTTCAAAACATTGCAAAACCTGTCATTAAGGGCACAAACAATTCTGGTATGTTCTGATACTCACAAACCATCTGCATCATCATCCAGTTCAAGAAACACCTCAGCCATTCTAGCCTTGTCCTTTTTCATGCGAATGACAGCTTTTTCCTCTGAAACAAATATTAAACATCACGTTCATATTGATTTATCCGTGACTGTTtcctttgaatttatttttttgcctgcTTTAGAGATGCTTTTTGAGCACTACTGCTGTATGCAGCAGTGACACAACTTTCTATTGTAGCACAAAAACTTAAAGtatcaatcaataaatttaCATTATAATGTTGGATGTACATAGTGCCACTCTACAACAGCAGATGAGGATACACTATAATTTACCCTCCCAGGCCTTCAGATGGCGCTCTTTGGCTTCTCTCTCTGGCTGTTCTGCAGTTTCCTTTACAGTTCTGAGGGCCTCCACCTTCTCCTCAAGATCCTTCTTACCCGATTGAACTTCTGCAAGTTTGGCCTGTTGTGATGAatcaaaataattgattttacaATAACATAGTTCCACAATGTTGGAATCTTATCAATTTACGAAGCAATTCTTTTACATAAGCTCCTAAGGATCATATATCACAAAAGCAACAGGAAAAAACAGCAATTTTGGCATTAAGGACTGAACcctggatttatttttattaataatccATGCACACTGGTATGAAATGTGGTAAATGTATATAAAagctaaaaaatatttgacagagCAATCCTTGATTCAGTACTCTGGATCTTGATTATTTACCAAACATCAAAGATTAATTTCTCATTCGCATCGTACCTTCTTCTCTTCCAAGCCCTTCTTGGCCTCGTGGATAAGTTGCTGCTTAAGCATAAAGCCCTCCTTAGCAATCTCTGCCATCTTCTGCAGGCTCTCCCTCTCTTTGCGTCCCATCTCCCTGAGAATAACAAAGTGAAGAGGTACTGCACAATAACATAAAATTTTACATTCACTGTGCAAAACTAATTTTAGTCTTCTGGCGTAAAGTGTATACCTGCAGGTATTCTGACAAGCAGCACCACTGTTGTACTCATCCGTTGTGTCACAGCAGTCTGTATGGGAAATGCATTGATTTCAAAAGTCTTGCCCATCCAGTGCGACTCTACTACAAAATCCGCAAAGTTTACAATTCATACCACATATTCCATCATTGATGCGGGAAGAAGGGATGAAGGATGGTCGGAAACCTGCATTAGTGCAGTGAAAACTGCCATTGGGACAAGCAGCAGTACCTgcaaataaatataacatttaacATACAGAATAGCTGCTTAATGTAGTTCTAACATGTACACATTGATATATAACTACACCAGTGCACTGTGTAGTATTACAGGTGTCTGTTATGCAGGAGACAACGTACCTGGCTCATCAGAGCCATCATTGCAGTCACAGTAGTCATCATTCACTCTGTCAAAGTGGATAGTGCGTGAGCCATCCAAGCAAGTAAAAGGTTTGCCCTCTTCATAAAACTGCCGTTCTTTTAAGGATGTAAAGAAGAAACGAATTATTACTGTGACAGCAGGATCTTATTAGTTTTAGCTATAATGTTTATACTTACTTGATAAAGGGACACCCCGAGGTCGTTGTACTTCGACCGCAGACACTGACACAGTCAAAAGCAGGAGGAGGTTTTGACAGGACATCCTGATGGTGCACATCCAGTCTACATAAATCACGTACAAAATTAATAAACGGAGCACACTTGAACAAATCCATATATATGTTGTTGCGACGATGTGGATGACGGTATAAAGTACAAAACCGTTAACATAATGTTACATAAACCTTGTGCGATATTTGGGTTTAATACAACCACTCTTTAGTTAAAAAATCGAGCTATCGCTTAGCGTGATTAGCTAAAGCTGTAGCTACAAGAAAATCGTAAAATATCATGTAAATTAACAATTGTTCAGTTTTAAGGGCGTCGCtcattataaaacatttcaattaaGATCATGAAGGAACAAggtgttttttaatttct
This window encodes:
- the prkcsh gene encoding glucosidase 2 subunit beta — encoded protein: MCTIRMSCQNLLLLLTVSVSAVEVQRPRGVPLSKRQFYEEGKPFTCLDGSRTIHFDRVNDDYCDCNDGSDEPGTAACPNGSFHCTNAGFRPSFIPSSRINDGICDCCDTTDEYNSGAACQNTCREMGRKERESLQKMAEIAKEGFMLKQQLIHEAKKGLEEKKAKLAEVQSGKKDLEEKVEALRTVKETAEQPEREAKERHLKAWEEEKAVIRMKKDKARMAEVFLELDDDADGFVSVAELLSHSELDQDSDSSFTEEEAQALLGGVDKVDTDVFESVWNTIKEKYISETNNDAQDPVETPQEETREPVSDNESEQYPEDDLMEEEDEEEDEDDEGDDPDDEDYKSRPTTRTQEKKDDGDEEPMPPYDQQTQSLIDAAQKARNDFDESERALREVDDQISNLEKEISFDFGPSAEFSYFYSQCYELSTNEYIYRLCPFNRVSQKPKYGGSETNLGTWGKWAGPDNDIYSLMKYEHGTGCWQGPNRSTTVKLTCGKETVVTSTSEPSRCEYLMEFTTPAVCQEPPSPDSGLHGHEEL